The genomic segment ctcagttctgtcttgtcatcttgcttcctctgtgtctggctcacaACTCCTcattccacccttcctcttcccagcattcttttagTCTACTCgcccctcctatacttcctgcctggctactggccagtcagtgttttattaaaccagcatacaagagcattatcccacagcaagaagTATTTTCAAGCTTGGAATTTTTaagatatgtatacacatacatatatatatatacatgcccATCGAGCTTCCTTTGGGTGAAGATCTGAGCTCCCCAAAATTTTTGAGCACTcagagtattttaaattttttgattagGATTGCATAGTCTATAATACAGTTAACTTTGGACTGAATTCCCTGCTGACAACAAATAAGAATAtggaataaaacatttttaaagcatagAAGAACTGACAGAACAGAATTATATGAACATTCAAGTAGATCACTATGTTTACCAGCCACCTCCTtaacttccctccctccctccctccctccctccctccctccctccctccctccctctctctctctctctctctctctctctctctctctctctctctctctctcggtttttagtttttagttttctcAAGATAGAGGTTCTCTGCGTAACActcttgactgtcctggatctcgctctgtagaccaggctaacctggaactcacagggatctgcctgcctctgcctcccaagtgctgggattaaaggggtgcgccactactgcctggctatttttgactttttaatgctgagttatattttggttttgatttttggaaAGTTTTATATaattgggtttttcttttcttttgttgcttcTAGACTCTGAGTCTCAGCTAGGAAGATGTTTTCCCAAGTTCAGTGTGTAAAGGAATTCAGCAGCGTTCTCTTGTATCATATCAACTTCATGCTTTCTATTTAGATCTCTGTCTACTTGGTTTTATTCTAATGTAGTGGAAAATGTGAatccagttttctttttccaactATCGAGTTGTCCcagcacttcctcctcctgacttGGTTTTTTGAGTTTATCTCTGAACAGTCTGTTCTATTCACTGGTCTGTTCATACATAGCATTTCGATTATAAATTCACAAGTATTTTGCTACTGCACTTTTGGAGCAAAATTAAGTCTGATTTCTGACTGAGTCACTTGCTTTCCCTGGTTCTGTTTTTCTCAGCAGctaaggcgggggggggggggggggggtttactGTATGATCTTCCAGACTGTTAATGCAGATCTGGTAGGAGCACCACTGGTATAGAATATGAAGTTCAGTCCACCTATTATTCCTCTTgccttgttattttttaattctttagtgtttgtgtgtgtgtgtgtgtgtgtgtgtgtgtgtgtgtaccacatgtgttcaCATGACTTGGCAcacattgtcaggcttggcagcaagcacctttacttactGAGCTCTCTCACCACCCCAtactttgttcttttctcttcagCATCCTAACTGTGTATTCTTTTCTCTGAGGTCgattggggtttgtttgtttgtttgtttttgttttgccacCTTTTCCccagcattttcttctttcttgtattttttttatttgtttacctaTCCTTCCTACTGATTAAGCAGCGATTATCACTGTTGGGCTGCTCAGTTTCCACTGACCTTAGTAGGGAGAAATTGCATGCAGTAAATGTAAattgtctcgtgtgtgtgtgtgtgtgtccctgccgCCACACAgaatttctttaaacaaaaaataaaaatttcaactaCCTCTACTATCTGCTATACAGAGAACAGGGGAAAAGCTAAGAATAGCTCCTGACTTGTttgcttaagatttatttatttgtggatggggagatgagtgacCAGTAAAGAGCCCTTTTTTCTCACAGAGAACTCAgggtcagtttccagcacccacatggcagctcaatatCATTTATAGCTCCAGTTCTGgagtccagtgccctcttctgtctctgcaggcaccaagaacacaagtggtacacaggcatgcatgcaggcaaaatacatacATGCTCTAAGAATACATACaccttattaatttttattttatatgtatgagtgtctcACCTGGATGTATGcgtgtgtaccacttgtgtgcctggtgcctgtgcaGTCAGGAGAGGGGCGTTGGCTCTGTGAAGCTGGAGTTAAGAACAATTCGGGCTGTCCTGTTGGTACTGGGAACTGGACCTGGGTCTCTAGGAGAGCAGCAAGCACGctgaacagctgagccatctctccagctcctccattAACTCCTGTTTTATCTAAGAGGTATTTCCTGATAGCCATTTTTCAAGAGATCAGGAAAGAAGGTgttgaaagaaacaaaactttgGAAGGAGCCTTTGGGGGTTCTTTCATGTGAAATGAGGAGTTTTGATCGTTTGTGGCATTTCAAACAGGGACTGCTAGACCTCATTATTCTAATCAAAATACTTAAAGAACAAGAAATTCTCAGAATTCCTGTATATTGTTGTGTAAATTAGCTTTAAAATGCTGTTTGAAGACACATGAAAGAAAGTTTAGTGTGAACGACAGAAGAGAACCAGTGTGATAGGATGAAAAACCATCATGCTTGAAGTAAGTAGCTCCTGGGTGTTTCTGCAAATAAAAGTGTTAATTGTAAGTAAGAAGTGGCTTTCAAGAAATAAGACAAGTAGTGTGTATAAACTAACACTTAGGTCAggcacgtttaatcccagcacttgggaggcaaaggcaggtagatctctgggagttttagaaaagcctagtctatatagagagttccagaaaggccagggctacatagaagggcctggtctcagaaaacaaaaataataattataataaataagtaaaactccACTCCAAGAGGCTGCTTGTTTAATACCAGATGGTCTTTTTAGTATTTGAACACTAATGTTACAAATGAATACTTTATTATATTCTGAAAAGTCCCAAAATTTGAGTTCTAAGTAATTCTCTTCCTTTGGACttaagaataagaaggaaaagaatgtaGTCTCACTGATGGCTGCACAAAGTAGGCCAATACCCACTTATCCCCTCTACTTTGACAAAAGTTGTGCCCACGCCTATCAATTGTCAAGTGATGGTGTAAGGTTGAACTTCTGTGTTTAAAAAGGGTGCTTGGGACTATAGCAATGGCTCAACAGTCTAGAGAGCTTGCTGCTGCAttagaggacccaagttgagttcccagcactcatgttagatgacagctcacaacctcctgtgacCTCAGTTCCAGTGTgtctgacaccctcttatggcctccacaaacaccctcacacaggcaggtagagcacacacacacaaggattttattttagcatttcatATTgggacacatacacatgcacacatacaggattttcttttttttaacatttctagATTAAAAAGTGGTTTTTAAGGAAGTATAGCTGGGCAGTAGTgttgcatgcctttgatcccagcactcaggaagcagaggcagatggatctctgtgagtttgaggcaagcctggtctataaaatgagttctaggacattctgttagacagagaaaccctgtctcaaaatacctaaaaataaaattataaaataaagtaagtataaaatatataacaagAAACATACCACTTCAGTTTATAAAGGAATTCAGCAGCATTTTCttgtcagaatgcaatcaaaatatcagacaggtctaatgacctgagttctgaaTTCTGTCCTTgggttggaaggagagaatcaactcccacaagttgtcctccaacctccaagGCCACTTGTCTCCTTGCACATTCACCCTTGGATCCCCAGCGTAGAAAAGAAGTCAAAACCGTGTCATTTGAAgaagactgggaggaggggagaagaagaaaggatcgcaatggctcagtggttaagagcacttactgctcttgcggGACTCGGATtcgcttcccagcacccacatctcaGTTCACAAACATCAGTAACgccatccagttccaggggacccagtgcccagtgtcatcctctgacctccccagcaCCAGGCATCTATATGGTGCATATGTGTACATCCAGGTAAAGCACTGTACACAtacaattttaattataaaaaaagaaagaaaaagtgtgtgttttTGATAGGTCTCATTTTTTTCAGAGTAAATGTTCCCCAGCACAGCACTCTGATTTCATGTTTTAATAtgattttgtgtctgtgtgtttccagTAAAACCAAAACTGGAAATGACTTGTTCTTagacatatattttaatttctcatCCCATAAATTGAAATAGTTATTTAGTATTTGAAGTGTTAAAACTTAGACTATTTAAAACTTCTCATTTCTACTATACCCAAAATTTtgagatggaaaaacaaaattttatttagtCAACACAAGTTTATATACAGCTTTTCAAGGAGAAAATCTATTGGATAACAATAAGTATATATAGATTACATTTCCAAAATGGTTATGTTATTGACATATGTgtcattcacatatatatataaaaggcactctgctttaaaaataagTTCTATAGCTAGTCATTATACCACTGTAATAATCTACCCGTGTACATGAGCTTCACTCAGATGTCAGGTAGGTCCTAAACAGAAGTAGTCGGCTGCTAGTTGTCATGTTACGTGTGATGTACCATGAGCAGGAACAGGATGGAGTCATTTCAGGATGGAGGACAGGCTAGAAAGCAAGCTGTCACTTTACAGCAGctctggaggtggtggtggcagcgagTTGGTAAGATCCTGATGGAAGTCAGGAGTAGAGAACTCCTGGCACTGAGTCTCGTGGTTAGACTCTTGGGTGTTTATAAAATCTACTGCTAATATAGGCAGGTTAGAGTGAGGGGGTGGCAGAAATGGCTGTTTGATATTGGAATTAAGATCTTCACATGCTTGATTTAGACTGTCTGGAGATGATTGGAAATGGGTAGAATCATTTGGTAGAGGAGATACAATTACCATTGTGGGCTTGTCAGATAGGTTCCCATCCAGATCAAGAAGGGGAGGTGGCAGGGGCAGATCTGCATCGTCTGAAGAAGACACAGCTGTACCAATTGTTGACCGATCAGCACTGTCTTCTGATACACCATTTATTTGATCTTTTACACTCTCAGTCTTGAGGTTATTGGTGTCATTGATGTGTTCACTTGATTCAAACAACTTAACTTCTAAATCATCTGCTAACAGTGTGCTTTTGCTTGGTTTCCAAGTCATAAGTGAAACAACTGATGTGCGTTTTGTGGATCCTTCACTCTCTCTAATGTTATCCATACACATGTCTGGTGTTTCTCCATCAGCGAATGGAGACCTCCCCGCCCAGTTTTGATCATTTAAAACTGGTTTCCTCAAGTATTTCCACAGTATAATCATGAGTATAGCTACCAACATAGAAATTATTATTGCACCAATTAATATGGCAGCTATTGCATTGGGGTTGGTTTTATGTGCGGTTATTTCTTTGCCACTCGTTGGTTCTGAAGTGAATGGTGGTGTGTTCCTTGGTGAGTTGCTAGTCCTAGGTGTATAAATAGTTGGTGTTGGTTTTATGGGTTGATTATGAACAGTCTGAAGTACTGGTTTTCCAGAAGAGGTAGGAGCAGGTGATCGTGGCTGTTGTGTGGAAGTATAGACAAGAGGTCTTGGTGGTTGTCCAGTGGAATTGTGGGTAGAAGGTAATGTTTGATTTGCCGAAGTGAACCCAGGTAGTGATGTTTGTGGGAAGGAGTTGTTGACTGTTGATATTGCTTGTCTGGTGATGTTATAAGCAAGTGGTCTTGCAGAAGTGTGCAATACTTGTTCTGTAGAAGAGACATAAACAGCTGGTGTTGGTTGTCCAGGAGTGATTTTGACAGGCAGTAATTGTTGTCCAGAAGAACTGTTGACTTGTGTTGTTTGACTTAAAGCATTCCCTGCTGTGTTTTGAGAATTAGTTGTAACATATGTTGATGATGTAAGTAGAGTGGACTGTGTTTGCCGCTCTGTTGTAATTGCTTCTGTCTCTGAGAAAACTGTGTGGTTAAGGTATTGGCATAGCAAAATTAAGATGAAATACTTGGAATCCATTTCAGAATGTTTTCTCCTTACCAGCGAGTTCAtagtgaaagaatgaaaaaaacaaagagaaaagaaaaaaaagactgttaGCTATCATCTAATGTTTAATTAGATTAGACTCTTCATTACCTGAAATAGAGTGGTTAGGCATTTGGTTAGTATTTACTCTGGTTTATTCTTGACAAAATGTAATGTTTCAGTTCATAGTACAGCATTGGATTCCTGGAAAGTAATCCTTAATTCTTTTGTAAAACCCCCCACTTAACCTTGTAGCCACTCTAGCTTCCTTAGATTCCACTCCTTCGTTTCATACCATGTGCTCTCCACTCCGTTCACTCTGTTCCTGGAAAGAAGTGGTTCTGCCTCAGTGGAGAACACTCAGTGACCATGGCACCTTGAACTATTGTCTGTACCGTCTTTTTGTTAACCACATTTGACTGACCCTTCAACAGCATTTCAGTAGTTCTTGTAATCCAGTCTTCCTTTCATGTCACTTTAGTCATATCTTCTTTGTCTCCTGTCTCCTAAACATACATAATCATAGtcagtctccctcttcctttcacttttctttattccTGTTCTATAAATTTCCAATCTCACCCTTGTGCCATAACTACCAAACCTGCACATCCAGCCTACAACTCCTTTGATCTGAGTCCATTTATATAACTTCTTTAGTGGACATTTCATGTGTGTATCTCATAATCAGCAAAttcagcatatttttaaaaagagacttcccagctgggcatgatagcacacacttttaatcccagcagaggcaggcaatctctatgagttcaaagccagcctggtatatatatagtgagttccaggatagccagagctacatagagagcccctgtctcaaaaaaaataaaagtaattacaGTGATTTGATGTTTCCTCATACTCAGTAGATGAAGAGAGGAACTGACTTGGCCTGGGAGGTCTTTGGGAAGGTTTCCCAGAGATGTTGAAGGAGATCTAAATCTTAGACTACTATGAGAACCAGTTACACACATCTATTTCCCCGTCCAGAAGGCATGCACAAGCACGGCAGGGCACAATAGAGGCTTGGCAGCTGTCTTTTTGTGAGATGCAGTAGATCTCAGTTGTACACTGTCTGCTTAAACCTGCATGTAAGATCACTTCATTTTTCCTCACACTCTGAAGTGAGCCCTGTGCTGACATTGTCAGCGCAGAGTATAATGAGCTTGTTCTGGACATCACCAAACACAGTGTCAGCTGTCTGAAATAGCAGTGCTGTTCTTAACATTAAGGAAGGAAAATCTCAGACTGTTAGATACTAGTTGGTATATATAAGAAGCTAGTTTTTCCATGACTCTGAAGGTATAATCAAAGATTTTGACAATTTGAGTAGTAGTTATTTCCTTATCCCTCTGCCACTAGTATGGTAGAATATATAGTAGATGATAAATAGCCCCTTCTTGgtttatccctccctccctttgttgttggttgtttttgtgttttaagaaACTGTCTCCCTGTGTTGTCCGAGCTGGCCTTGTACTTGAGATCCTTCTGCCgcaacttcctgagtgctaggatcacaagCTTGAGCCGGAAGGACCTGGGCTTAcaagaaaaataagttttttcGTTTGTCTGTCTCTTCCTTTGTATTTTCTCTCTACTGCTTGAAGCCTAAAATTTAAAACAGCAGCTTTTGAATTCCCTTGCCCGGTGCTGATTAATTACTCTTAAAACATGTGTGATCTGGTTACTGCTTCATGTAAGAATTCAGTTTTTGTCTCGAGAAAAACTTACAACTAAGCTTTAACTTCCTTACATGCTTCCTAAACATTAAATTATACCAGTTTTCGCTGTCTtcaaatgtgttctttttttgcCCAGTCCTATTCCCTGCTGACTACATGTCTGaacctgtcttttgttttgttttgtttttttcaagacagggtgtctctgtagccctggctgtcctggaactcactctgtagaccagctggcctgaACCCATCTTCATCTCATAGACCTCAATTTAAATTCCCCTTCTTAAACCAAGTTTTCTGTAACTGACCACAGCCACAAATAGCTGTTCCCTGAATCCCCTCTGTTCTTACTGACTTGCTGCTTTCTTAGGATGTACCTCACTCTTGCTTCCCTTTGCCTAAGTAATTGTGAGGTTTTATTATGTTGTTtcacattttctattattattattattcccatcACCTCAAAcaaggttatttttttaaaaaatccataaaggtagaaagaaacaaaggaagaaaataccaGTGTAGAATATGCCATGAATTTGTGATTTATGTACTTCATTTCATTTTCGCAGAAGCAAATTGGGATGAATTGAGCAGTTTGTCTGGGGTGTGACTGTTAATGACACCTGAGAATTTGTACCCAAGACCGTGTGATTCTAAAGCCTCCATTCTTTCTATTCCCCCACTGTCTCGTGTTTTCTTATGTTGGTTCCCTATACCTTCTACATTAgttgctcagtaaatatttaatcTGTGCTGGGCCTCTTGGTTCTTTGCCATTTTACAttgattgttttggtttttcgagacagggtctctctgtagtttggctgtcttggaactcactctgtagaccaggctgacctcaaactcacagagatctgcctgcctttgtctcccaagtgctgagattaaaggcatgcgccgcagccaccaccacctggctcacttttactttttattaagacTTCTACCATAATAtaagcagagaaaataaaatttaagtaaattctggtttttattcctttttcaaGGTTCTTAAAAGGGAAACATTTGAAATTTTTGGCATGGATGTGAGGCTCTGACTCATCTCTAGCTGGTCATCGTTCATGCTGTTCCACACAGTAATTTTTATAGGTTACCCAAAAAAGGCTTGGTTGGAAAATGATGTTCAGGGTTtcattttgtaaatgtttttaGAAAATACTTTCCAAAGCATCAGAAGATATAGGCCATGAAGTGTCTCTAGCTAAAAATGTTTCCTCTTTTGTGACTTCGCTTAAAATAAAGAAACCATACAGTTCCTCTTTTTAGTTAGCTGAAAACGGAAATAGAGGAGGAACTAGCCAAAACAAGAGCATAATTATAAAACCCAGTTCGGTCTGCAAGATCGGAGTTTGATTAGGTTCATCACCTCTGATGTCAGTAGGAAGTTAGAAACTTCAGTGTTAGGTTTCCACTTGTCAGCGGTGGTCAAAGCAAAACCCGGTTTCAAATATCCCACCACTTTCTCCTGCTCCTCACTTAGCCGTGTACCCTCGTAGGATCGGCTGCAGCAGACTACTAGAATCTTTTAGAATCTTACTATAGCAGTTCAGGATACTCTAGAGAAGAAGCAtt from the Peromyscus eremicus chromosome 8a, PerEre_H2_v1, whole genome shotgun sequence genome contains:
- the Evi2b gene encoding protein EVI2B, translated to MDSKYFILILLCQYLNHTVFSETEAITTERQTQSTLLTSSTYVTTNSQNTAGNALSQTTQVNSSSGQQLLPVKITPGQPTPAVYVSSTEQVLHTSARPLAYNITRQAISTVNNSFPQTSLPGFTSANQTLPSTHNSTGQPPRPLVYTSTQQPRSPAPTSSGKPVLQTVHNQPIKPTPTIYTPRTSNSPRNTPPFTSEPTSGKEITAHKTNPNAIAAILIGAIIISMLVAILMIILWKYLRKPVLNDQNWAGRSPFADGETPDMCMDNIRESEGSTKRTSVVSLMTWKPSKSTLLADDLEVKLFESSEHINDTNNLKTESVKDQINGVSEDSADRSTIGTAVSSSDDADLPLPPPLLDLDGNLSDKPTMVIVSPLPNDSTHFQSSPDSLNQACEDLNSNIKQPFLPPPHSNLPILAVDFINTQESNHETQCQEFSTPDFHQDLTNSLPPPPPELL